GTGAGGGGATATTAGGGAGGGGCCCTGGGTCCCCACTAGTGACCAGATGGCCTCTTGGCTCACTGAAGGGGAtgatggggggagaggggtagagttCTGTCtgaaggtgctttttttttttttttttcctcccagggaGCCATCTGACTCCGCCAAGCCCTAGACTCCTCTGGCATTGTGGCAGCAGGCTGTTTTGTAGGTGTTGACGTTGGTTCTTGGCGTCTGACCAGAAAGTAGGGAGCCTTGGCGGAGGATGGAAATGATCACATTTAAACCGGCGTTCATTTCCCCAATGTTCCGGGCTGGCCAGGCTGCCCTCCCCAGTGCGGCTTTGGCCCCTTAACAGAGGAGGGCACACAGACCctgacagacagatggacacagGGCCTACCTTGTGACCTTCTGGACAGGTATCTCCAGCAAAGGCCCATGGCTCTGTCAGAGCCCGGGTGGCCAGTGTCTGCTCCTTGCAGAGATGGCCCCTTCCAGGAGACCAGTGTGGGCAGGCTACCTGGGGCTGCAGAGCCCGGTGGCCGGAGGGGAGGCAGATCTGGGGCCTTTGGGGACCACTGCTCTAAAGCTCAGGGCTGGAAGTTGTGGCCAGAGGCACAGAGGCTGTTTCAGGTTCTGGTGGGTGTACCGGTCACCTGTACAGGCATTAGCgtgaatatatacattttccttttctatgtaTGTTAGCGCAGACTCTGAGAGCGTTGTCAAGGAACGGCCTGAGAGTAGCTATAAACCCTGTCTTCACCGCTTGACATCCGGCGGACTCACACGGTTGACCTGTTAGATCCGGGTCTCGCGTGGACGCTAACCGCCTGCCAAATTAACTGCCGGCCCCACCTTTCTTCCTGCCCCAGTAACCAGTGGTCCCCGGGCTTACCGGTCCGAGGCCGAAATCTTTTGGAGGCTGCCCTCTCTCCGCGCGTCGTGTGTTCCGTTGCCCCAGGGCACGAACTGAGCCCGCGCCCTCTTCCCTGCAGAATTTCCTACGACCCTGCCAGGTACCCCAAGTACCTGCCCGAGGCCTACTGCCTGTGCAGGGGCTGCCTGACCGGGCTCTTCGGGGAGGAGGACCTACGTTTCCGGAGCGCCCCGGTGTACATGCCCACCGTCATCCTGCGGCGGACCTCGGCCTGCGCGGGCGGCCGCTGGGTGTACACCGAGGAGTACGTCACCGTGCCCGTGGGCTGCACCTGC
The sequence above is a segment of the Panthera uncia isolate 11264 chromosome A1 unlocalized genomic scaffold, Puncia_PCG_1.0 HiC_scaffold_16, whole genome shotgun sequence genome. Coding sequences within it:
- the IL17D gene encoding interleukin-17D, with translation MAPSRRPVWAGYLGLQSPVAGGEADLGPLGTTALKLRAGSCGQRHRGCFRFCNQWSPGLPVRGRNLLEAALSPRVVCSVAPGHELSPRPLPCRISYDPARYPKYLPEAYCLCRGCLTGLFGEEDLRFRSAPVYMPTVILRRTSACAGGRWVYTEEYVTVPVGCTCVPEQEKEADAVNSSMDKQGARLMLGPGDKPGRP